From the Diospyros lotus cultivar Yz01 chromosome 13, ASM1463336v1, whole genome shotgun sequence genome, one window contains:
- the LOC127788452 gene encoding protein ROS1A-like isoform X7: MAHFSGNSNDQEAAATTMDSADGSPLRSFNAASSSFVLGFNSQFDGNWFEAGSTTSDLANRYTSFGPNIWSNSSCAPDIPSYGYFTPPRPACDRSSPPEELIDTLSRRNIPFQFEPITPDQSNKVANQAYDKHNLNIDERTNETRDKLGKQVATTNVEVQDLHHDTKQQQLQKDVVNTAASTQLDENHNSDNGGNPGIDLNRTPQQKPRRKKHRPKVVIEGQAKRTPKPVTPKPAKEKPTGKRKYVRKNRLDKTPSTPTEEIACGSIDAKNTPQLTRSCRRKLTLDYESLVREERSTFRLQSDTNADWQAENLYTRVGSQSNMQLGQRMEVTVDKTPTTQTTKKSLEDCILMPEEQALGTQTPDKTSKPQENLKGHIQNQHIKGKCQIVFSDETHDKHRIDAQVMMKSSSISASSPNYSNCSSSLTNTEQGSGLKRGYSCTNHEAEPSRTNMIGGHYNSLCGYLAMLPANIYNNNRTPGLCFPAIYKKKRTEKGHCSTTSRTFYNVTAEKDSVRQASEWPVNDTSAAPSTPETHLRFSSARFSTGSTSNKNASPIDRQGKLFFDQKGRITKKRSKCPTRVRNLASLIGVVASRELPPFPAGGTTRRGRMQGREVSYHPYTCMEALVAVTRATMTTKKRSERNPFAGSMIIDATRRKISTIDDIVDQLKSLENRESIQGRDQKHSEEEKALVLYQRDGTVVPFGGSFDPVRKQRQRPKVDLDEETNRVWELLLENINSEGIDGTDEEKAKWWQEERRVFRGRADSFIARMHLVQGDRRFSPWKGSVVDSVIGVFLTQNVSDHLSSSAFMSIAARYPLKSNRNDVPCSEETNIWAKEPEMCILDPEDTIKWHEEKPNQSAGNRISLTLPGDYYDTEKEVVNSNELLGSNSSGENLTDYLTCKSSDISGNDPQIYNKSTGNRVMIHLAETEANSKGYNGEMDDVVSSWYSTTSSQTSMDSLMTQTAKRVASSLQESQVDLETRSNTNSLTGSSFLKLLQGAETLHSIHERYIEGTKCNIQNKDRSDNHKPLLRSMNSSNSCLQTNPNSGVVEAEFLEMLEKEGLLSDISRKNGEKGTSEQSRVTAESVNQAMIQKNMTASFQEPPRSPCASNHAYSSLQGGVNKIFQSQNRPGGNSNCGVPSQAEEHNCRMQQALEVQNISRENSDVSESTNVITNPKHVEHKEVESILKERGFLRGKAINDTTSDISKLKRPRIGKQKQQTCDWDSLRLQAQANGKRRERTANTMDSLDWEAVRCSDVNEIANTIKERGMNNMLAERIKDFLNRLVREHGSIDLEWLRDIPPDRAKEYLLSIRGLGLKSVECVRLLTLHHLAFPVDTNVGRIAVRLGWVPLQPLPESLQLHLLELYPVLESIQRYLWPRLCKLDQRTLYELHYQMITFGKVFCTKSKPNCNACPMRGECRHFASAFASARLALPGPEEKRIVSVAENEAANQKPVEIIKPLQLSLPPANQQLQTQYEINNHKPIIQLPATTPEPIIEVPATPELEQLEAPEIDIEDTFWEDADKIPTIKLNVEEFTLNLQNYMQQNMELQEGDMSKALVALSTEAASIPAPKLKNVSRLRTEHQVYELPDSHPLLEGLDKREPDDPCSYLLAIWTPGETAYSILPPEKKCSSQEFGKLCDENTCFSCNSTREANSLTVRGTLLVPCRTAMRGSFPLNGTYFQVNEVFADHESSINPIDVPRAWIWNLARRTVYFGTSIPTIFKGLSTESIQYCFWRGFVCVRGFDQKTRAPRPLMARLHFPASKLTKTKGKTNDKPQE, translated from the exons ATGGATATTTTACTCCCCCAAGACCTGCCTGTGATCGCAGTTCTCCACCAGAAGAATTGATAGATACCTTGTCAAGGAGGAATATTCCCTTCCAGTTTGAACCTATAACACCAGACCAGTCAAACAAAGTGGCAAATCAAGCTTATGATAAGCACAACTTAAATATAGATGAAAGAACAAATGAGACAAGGGATAAGCTGGGGAAACAAGTTGCTACCACAAATGTTGAAGTCCAAGACCTCCACCATGATACTAAACAGCAACAGTTGCAGAAAGATGTGGTGAATACTGCTGCTTCTACTCAATTGGATGAGAATCACAACTCTGACAATGGAGGTAACCCTGGCATTGACCTCAACAGAACACCACAACAGAAACCAAGGAGAAAAAAGCATAGGCCAAAAGTGGTTATAGAAGGCCAGGCAAAGAGGACTCCTAAACCAGTAACTCCAAAGCCTGCTAAGGAAAAACCTACAGGTAAGAGGAAATATGTCCGGAAGAATAGACTTGACAAAACCCCAAGCACTCCCACAGAAGAAATAGCATGTGGAAGTATTGATGCAAAGAACACGCCACAACTAACAAGATCCTGCAGAAGAAAATTGACTCTTGACTATGAAAGCCTAGTCAGAGAAGAAAGATCTACATTTAGGTTGCAGTCTGATACAAATGCTGATTGGCAAGCAGAGAACTTATATACAAGAGTTGGATCACAATCAAATATGCAACTTGGCCAACGGATGGAGGTAACTGTTGACAAGACTCCAACTACACAGACCACTAAGAAGTCTCTTGAAGACTGCATATTAATGCCTGAAGAACAAGCCTTGGGCACACAGACTCCTGATAAAACAAGCAAACCACAGGAAAATTTGAAGGGTCACATCCAAAATCAACATATAAAAGGGAAGTGCCAGATAGTTTTCTCAGATGAAACACATGATAAACACAGAATTGATGCACAAGTAATGATGAAAAGTAGCAGCATATCAGCATCGAGTCCAAACTATTCTAACTGCAGCAGCAGTTTGACCAACACAGAGCAAGGAAGCGGGTTAAAGAGGGGATATTCATGTACAAATCATGAGGCAGAACCCAGCCGCACGAACATGATTGGAGGTCACTACAATTCTTTGTGTGGGTACCTGGCAATGCTTCcagcaaatatatataacaataataggACCCCTGGCTTGTGTTTCCCTGCAATTTACAAGAAGAAGAGAACTGAAAAGGGGCATTGTTCAACCACATCAAGGACCTTTTATAATGTGACTGCTGAAAAAGATAGTGTGAGACAAGCATCAGAATGGCCTGTGAATGATACCTCTGCAGCTCCTTCCACACCTGAAACACATTTGAGATTTTCTTCTGCTCGATTCAGCACTGGTAGCACATCAAACAAGAATGCCTCACCTATAGACAGGCAGGGTAAACTGTTTTTTGACCAAAAAGGAAGGATAACGAAAAAGAGATCCAAGTGTCCTACACGGGTACGTAACTTGGCTTCACTCATTGGAGTAGTAGCGTCAAGAGAATTGCCACCCTTTCCAGCTGGAGGTACCACAAGGCGTGGTAGAATGCAAGGGCGTGAAGTTTCGTATCACCCTTACACGTGCATGGAAGCCCTGGTTGCAGTCACTCGTGCAACAATGACAACAAAGAAGCGGAGTGAAAGGAACCCTTTTGCTGGCTCAATGATAATTG ATGCAACTCGGAGGAAAATTTCCACTATCGATGATATTGTCGATCAGTTAAAGAGTCTAGAGAATAGAGAAAGCATCCAGGGCAGAGACCAAAAGCACAGTGAAGAGGAAAAGGCACTTGTTCTTTATCAAAGAGATGGGACTGTTGTACCTTTTGGAGGTTCGTTTGATCCTGTCAGGAAACAACGGCAGCGGCCTAAAGTTGACTTGGATGAAGAGACAAATAGGGTATGGGAGCTCCTCCTGGAAAATATAAACAGTGAAGGCATTGATGGAACTGATGAAGAAAAAGCAAAATGGTGGCAAGAAGAACGAAGAGTTTTCAGAGGACGGGCAGATTCATTTATTGCACGCATGCATCTTGTCCAAG GAGATAGACGCTTCTCTCCATGGAAAGGATCAGTGGTGGACTCAGTGATTGGAGTTTTCCTTACTCAAAATGTCTCAGACCACCTTTCCAG TTCTGCCTTCATGTCTATTGCTGCACGCTATCCCCTTAAGTCAAATAGAAATGATGTACCATGCTCTGAGGAGACAAACATATGGGCCAAAGAACCAGAAATGTGTATACTGGATCCAGAGGATACCATCAAATGGCATGAAGAGAAGCCAAATCAATCAGCCGGCAACAGGATTTCTTTGACACTCCCTGGTGATTATTATGATACAGAAAAGGAAGTTGTCAACAGTAATGAATTGCTTGGAAGCAACAGTAGTGGAGAAAATTTAACAGATTATTTGACATGTAAATCCTCAGATATTTCTGGAAATGATCCGCAGATTTACAATAAATCAACAGGAAACAGAGTAATGATTCACCTGGCAGAAACAGAAGCAAATTCCAAGGGATATAATGGAGAAATGGATGATGTAGTTTCTTCTTGGTATTCTACTACTTCCTCTCAAACCTCCATGGATTCATTAATGACTCAAACTGCGAAAAGAGTGGCATCCTCCTTGCAGGAATCACAAGTAGATTTGGAAACTAGATCTAACACCAATAGTCTTACAGGATCTTCTTTTCTGAAGCTATTACAAGGAGCAGAAACCCTCCACAGCATACATGAAAGGTACATAGAAGGCACTAAGTGCAACATACAAAACAAGGATAGATCAGATAATCATAAACCTTTATTAAGGTCCATGAATTCCAGCAACTCTTGTTTGCAAACGAACCCTAACTCAGGAGTAGTAGaagctgaattcttggagatgTTGGAAAAAGAAGGCCTGTTATCTGATATTTCCAGGAAAAATGGAGAGAAGGGCACAAGTGAACAAAGTAGGGTAACAGCAGAATCTGTAAACCAGGCTATGATTCAAAAGAACATGACTGCAAGTTTTCAGGAACCACCAAGATCTCCTTGTGCAAGCAATCATGCATACAGCAGCCTTCAAGGTGGAGTGAATAAGATCTTCCAGTCTCAAAACAGGCCAGGGGGCAATTCCAATTGTGGTGTTCCATCACAGGCTGAAGAGCATAATTGTAGAATGCAGCAAGCTCTTGAAGTCCAAAACATTTCAAGAGAGAACTCAGATGTCTCAGAGAGTACCAACGTAATTACTAACCCAAAACATGTCGAGCACAAGGAGGTTGAGTCAATTTTGAAGGAGCGTGGATTTCTTCGTGGTAAGGCAATCAATGATACAACTTCTGATATATCCAAACTGAAGAGGCCAAGGATTGGAAAACAGAAACAGCAAACATGTGACTGGGATAGCTTAAGATTGCAAGCACAAGCCAATGgtaaaagaagagagagaacagCTAACACAATGGACTCATTGGATTGGGAAGCAGTACGCTGTTCAGATGTTAATGAGATCGCTAACACCATCAAGGAAAGGGGCATGAATAACATGCTAGCAGAGAGAATCAAG GATTTCCTGAACCGGCTGGTAAGAGAACATGGAAGCATTGATCTTGAATGGTTAAGGGATATTCCACCTGACCGAGCAAA AGAGTATCTGCTGAGCATTAGAGGGTTGGGCTTGAAAAGCGTAGAGTGTGTGCGTCTTTTGACTCTTCACCACCTAGCATTTCCA GTTGATACAAATGTTGGGCGTATAGCTGTAAGACTAGGATGGGTACCACTTCAGCCGCTGCCTGAGTCACTTCAGTTGCATCTTTTAGAACT TTACCCTGTACTGGAATCAATTCAGAGATATCTGTGGCCACGACTGTGCAAGCTTGACCAAAGAACATT GTATGAGCTACATTACCAGATGATTACTTTTGGAAAG GTCTTTTGTACAAAAAGCAAACCTAATTGCAATGCATGTCCAATGAGAGGAGAATGTCGACACTTTGCTAGTGCATTTGCAAG TGCAAGGCTTGCCCTTCCAGGGccagaagaaaaaagaatagtCAGTGTAGCTGAAAATGAAGCTGCTAATCAAAAGCCGGTGGAGATTATCAAACCATTGCAGCTATCTCTACCTCCAGCTAATCAGCAACTGCAGACACAATACGAAATCAATAATCACAAGCCTATTATTCAACTGCCAGCAACAACACCAGAGCCTATTATTGAAGTGCCAGCTACCCCAGAGCTGGAACAACTAGAAGCACCAGAAATTGACATTGAGGACACCTTCTGGGAAGACGCAGACAAAATTCCTACCATCAAACTCAATGTAGAAGAGTTCACTCTGAATTTGCAAAACTACATGCAACAAAATATGGAACTTCAGGAGGGTGATATGTCAAAAGCCTTAGTAGCTTTATCTACTGAAGCTGCTTCAATCCCTGCACCTAAACTTAAAAACGTCAGCCGGCTAAGAACAGAGCACCAAGT CTACGAGCTCCCCGATTCACATCCTCTGCTTGAAGGG CTGGACAAAAGAGAACCAGATGACCCGTGCTCATACCTTCTAGCTATTTGGACACCTG GGGAGACTGCATATTCAATTCTACCACCAGAAAAGAAGTGTAGCTCCCAAGAATTTGGTAAGCTATGTGATGAGAACACATGTTTTTCATGCAACAGCACCCGGGAAGCAAATTCCCTGACTGTTCGGGGGACCCTTCTG GTACCATGTCGAACAGCTATGAGAGGTAGTTTTCCACTCAATGGTACATATTTTCAAGTTAATGAG GTGTTTGCTGACCACGAATCTAGCATTAATCCAATTGATGTTCCAAGAGCTTGGATTTGGAATTTGGCAAGACGAACAGTGTACTTTGGAACCTCTATACCAACAATATTCAAAG GTCTATCAACAGAAAGTATTCAGTACTGCTTTTGGAGAG GTTTTGTTTGCGTTAGGGGATTTGACCAGAAGACAAGGGCACCTCGTCCTCTCATGGCAAGGCTACACTTTCCGGCTAGCAAACTAACCAAGACAAAAGGTAAGACTAATGACAAGCCGCAGGAGTAA